In Saccharomonospora marina XMU15, one genomic interval encodes:
- a CDS encoding nucleotidyltransferase family protein translates to MSSVSTSTAGLLLAAGEGRRFGRPKALVELRGEAFVTRAVRTLADGGCEPVVVVLGARADDVRALLPGTVTTVYASDWAEGMGASLRAGLEAVSALHPIPQAALVHLVDLPGVDSGVIARVRAHAGPDAVVRASFDGRPGHPVLFGRRWWTEIAATARGDRGARDWLASRSDVRLVECGDLGSGTDVDTPADLNP, encoded by the coding sequence GTGAGCTCGGTGTCCACATCGACGGCGGGGCTGCTGTTGGCGGCGGGTGAGGGCAGGCGGTTCGGCAGGCCGAAGGCGCTGGTGGAGCTGCGAGGCGAGGCGTTCGTCACGCGGGCGGTGCGGACTCTGGCCGACGGCGGTTGCGAACCCGTGGTGGTGGTGCTCGGCGCGCGGGCAGACGACGTACGCGCGCTGCTGCCCGGCACCGTCACCACGGTGTACGCGAGTGACTGGGCCGAGGGTATGGGGGCGTCGCTGCGCGCGGGGCTGGAGGCGGTGTCGGCGCTGCACCCGATCCCGCAGGCAGCGCTCGTGCACCTGGTCGACCTGCCTGGAGTGGACTCGGGCGTGATCGCGCGGGTGCGTGCGCACGCCGGTCCCGACGCGGTGGTGAGGGCCTCGTTCGACGGCAGGCCCGGCCACCCGGTGCTGTTCGGCCGACGGTGGTGGACCGAGATCGCGGCGACCGCCCGAGGCGACCGAGGTGCCCGCGACTGGCTCGCCTCCCGCTCGGACGTGCGGCTGGTGGAGTGCGGTGATCTCGGCAGCGGAACGGACGTGGACACACCCGCCGATCTCAACCCTTAG